DNA from Lagenorhynchus albirostris chromosome 3, mLagAlb1.1, whole genome shotgun sequence:
TTAGATGCAGGAACGAATGGGAATGTAGCCTACGCTCTATTGCAAGGTGATGAAGCTACTCAACCATTTGTAATAGACGAAATAACAGGAGAAATTCGTCTGAAAAGGGCATTGGATTTCGAGGCAACTCGGTATTATAACGTGGAGATTGCAGCCACAGATGGCGGGGGCCTTTCAGGAAAATGCACTGTAGTTATAGAGGTGGTGGATGTGAACGACAACGTCCCCGAACTGACCATGTCGACGCTCACCAGCTCTACCCCAGAAAACTCCCCAGAGACTGTGGTGGCCGTTTTCAGTGTTTCTGATCCAGATTCCGGGGACAACGGTAGGATGGTTTGCTCCATCCAGAATGATCTCCCCTTTCTTTTGAAACCCACATTCAAAAACTTTTACACCCTAGTGACAGAGAGGCCACTGGACAGAGAGAGCAGAGCGGAATACAACGTCACCATCACCGTCACAGATATGGGGACACCGAGACTGAAAACCCAGCACAACATAACCGTGCTGGTGTCCGACGTCAACGACAACGCCCCCGCCTTCACCCAGACCTCCTACACCCTGTCCGTCCGCGAGAACAACAGCCCCGCCCTGCACATCGGCAGCGTCCGCGCCACAGACAGAGACGCGGGCGCCAACGCCCAGGTCACCTACTCGCTGCTGCCGCCCCTCGACGCGCACGTGCCCCTGGCCTCCCTGGTGTCCATCAACCCGGACAACGGCCACCTGTTCGCCCTGAGGTCCCTGGACTACGAGGCCCTGCGGGCGTTCGAGTTCCGCGTGGGCGCCGCCGACCGCGGCTCGCCCGCGCTCAGCAGCCAGGCGCTGGTGCGCGTGCTCGTGGCGGACGACAACGACAACGCGCCCTTCGTGCTGTACCCGCTGCAGAACGCCTCGGCGCCCTGCACCGAGCTGGTGCCCAGGGCGGCCGAGGCGGGCTACCTGGTGACCAAGGTGGTGGCGGTGGACGGCGACTCGGGCCAGAACGCCTGGCTGTCGTACCAGCTGCTCAAGGCCACGGAGCCCGGGCTGTTCGGCGTGTGGGCGCACAACGGCGAGGTGCGCACGGCCCGGCTGCTGAGCGAGCGCGACGCGGCCAAGCACAGGCTGCTGGTGCTGGTCAAGGACAACGGCGAGCCGCCGCTCTCGGCCAGCGTCACGCTGCACGTGCTGCTGGTGGACGGCTTCTCGCAGCCCTACCTGCCGGCCCCTGAAGCGGAAGCGGCGGACGCGGCCCCGGCCGCCCCGCTCACCGTCTACTTAGTGGTCGCCTTGGCGTCGGTGTCGTCGCTCTTCGTCTTCTCGGTGCTAGTGTTCGTCGCGGTGCGGCTGTGTTGGAGGGGCAGGGCGGCCTCGGTGGGTCGCTGCTCGGTGCCCGAGGGCCACCTTCCGGGCCACCTGGTGGACGTCAGCGGCACGGGGACCCTGTCCCAGAGCTACCAGTACGAGGTGTGTCTGACGG
Protein-coding regions in this window:
- the LOC132518386 gene encoding protocadherin beta-5, with protein sequence METAPAKTLQKRQVIFLAILLLLWEAGSEAVRYSMPEETESGSFVATLAKDLGLRVGELATRGARIHYKGNKQLLQLDVTTGNLLLYEKLDREVLCGATDPCILHFQLLLENPVQFFQADLQLTDINDHSPEFLEREMLLKIPENVQTGTVFPLKIAQDSDIGSNTIQNYTISPNSHFHVVTHNRGDGRKYPELVLDKPLDREEGPELILTLTALDSGAPPRSGTTAVRIEVVDINDNAPEFLQSVYEVQIPENSPLNSLVVAVSARDLDAGTNGNVAYALLQGDEATQPFVIDEITGEIRLKRALDFEATRYYNVEIAATDGGGLSGKCTVVIEVVDVNDNVPELTMSTLTSSTPENSPETVVAVFSVSDPDSGDNGRMVCSIQNDLPFLLKPTFKNFYTLVTERPLDRESRAEYNVTITVTDMGTPRLKTQHNITVLVSDVNDNAPAFTQTSYTLSVRENNSPALHIGSVRATDRDAGANAQVTYSLLPPLDAHVPLASLVSINPDNGHLFALRSLDYEALRAFEFRVGAADRGSPALSSQALVRVLVADDNDNAPFVLYPLQNASAPCTELVPRAAEAGYLVTKVVAVDGDSGQNAWLSYQLLKATEPGLFGVWAHNGEVRTARLLSERDAAKHRLLVLVKDNGEPPLSASVTLHVLLVDGFSQPYLPAPEAEAADAAPAAPLTVYLVVALASVSSLFVFSVLVFVAVRLCWRGRAASVGRCSVPEGHLPGHLVDVSGTGTLSQSYQYEVCLTGGSGLNEFKFLKPILPNLPTQGAGEEIEENANFRNSSGFS